In Edaphobacter paludis, a single window of DNA contains:
- a CDS encoding TIM barrel protein, with amino-acid sequence MNRRRFSQLAMGATGALLAPKWALAAAQGAKPVRFSYMLWALGRQIPFDQRVEIVAEAGYQGIELTGEFKQWQPEERQKVMARMRSHGMVFDSMSGVKAGFAVPDESEAFLTQFGEHLRAAKELECPQVILLSGKRVESVGPEEQKKTSIENLKRAAEMAAKESIEIVIEPIDFLENPTIFLATVSDGFEIAEAVNTPNLKVLYDVYHEQRSFGNLIEKFEKNIDRVGLIHIADVPGRHEPGTGEIDYTMIYRKLAELHYDHWIAMEYYPTSDPVASLKQARVSAQQAMKLG; translated from the coding sequence ATGAATCGTCGGAGATTTAGTCAGTTAGCGATGGGAGCGACCGGTGCGTTGCTCGCTCCAAAGTGGGCCCTGGCCGCCGCTCAGGGTGCGAAGCCAGTGCGCTTCTCGTACATGCTGTGGGCGTTGGGGAGGCAGATCCCGTTCGATCAGCGTGTGGAGATCGTTGCGGAGGCCGGCTATCAGGGCATCGAACTGACTGGCGAGTTCAAGCAGTGGCAGCCCGAGGAGAGACAGAAGGTGATGGCGCGGATGCGCTCGCACGGAATGGTCTTCGACTCAATGAGCGGAGTGAAGGCGGGATTCGCGGTGCCGGACGAGTCGGAAGCTTTTCTGACTCAGTTTGGAGAGCACCTGCGAGCGGCGAAGGAACTGGAGTGTCCGCAGGTGATCCTGCTATCGGGCAAGCGGGTGGAGAGCGTCGGGCCGGAGGAGCAGAAGAAAACCTCTATCGAGAACCTGAAGCGTGCCGCAGAGATGGCAGCGAAGGAGTCGATTGAGATAGTGATTGAGCCGATTGATTTTCTGGAGAATCCGACGATCTTTCTGGCGACCGTGAGCGATGGGTTTGAGATTGCCGAAGCGGTTAACACGCCGAATTTGAAGGTGTTGTACGACGTTTATCATGAGCAGCGCAGCTTCGGGAACCTGATCGAGAAGTTTGAGAAGAACATCGACCGGGTCGGCCTGATCCACATCGCGGATGTTCCAGGCCGTCATGAACCGGGAACGGGAGAGATCGACTACACCATGATCTATCGCAAGCTGGCGGAGTTGCACTACGATCATTGGATTGCGATGGAATACTACCCGACGAGCGATCCCGTGGCTTCGTTGAAGCAGGCCAGGGTGAGCGCACAGCAGGCGATGAAACTGGGCTAG
- a CDS encoding GMC family oxidoreductase, translating into MKKPFLGSFESPADSKKHMLGALQHIDLPMRRFKELEEVDYVIVGVGSAGGVLLQRLARAGFNVVGLEAGPFWDTERDWVSDEAGSHELYWEDPRVTGGTDPLALGANNCGRGVGGGSVHWAAFTPRLHPSDFEVYTRDGVGADWPITYEEIRPYYEQLELEMPVAGPAYYPWGHPHGYPYGPHPMGGVGNALIRGCSALNIPVSIGGPVAILSGSHGDRPHCIYRGFCIQGCKVGAKASTLITHVPDALHSGAEIRDHSMASRVSVGRDGRVNGVFYFDKDGGEHFQRAKSVILCGYAIETPRLLLNSACPGFENGLANSSDTVGRYLMAQAGSVVLGRFDQLVRMYKAPPAHALTEEFYETDPKNDFARGFAIQTVGPLPIAFAHQMVAAKKAWGWGLRREMMDYNHWASFGFLGEILPWPENRVTLAEEKDRFGLPIAHVSFNLHENDHRLIKAATKKTTEVMQAAGATEVVHEARYAHLVGAARMGSDPRTSVVDKFGRSHDIPNLFICDGSIMPTQGSANPGLTIQALAARTADYLVSQGDRVFTSNDRDMETPRFRPEFAPPETWGKGVPRLT; encoded by the coding sequence GTGAAGAAACCGTTTCTTGGATCGTTTGAATCACCGGCAGACAGTAAGAAGCATATGCTTGGCGCGCTGCAGCACATCGACCTTCCGATGCGCCGTTTTAAAGAGTTGGAAGAGGTGGATTACGTTATTGTCGGTGTAGGCTCTGCTGGCGGCGTTCTGTTGCAGCGTCTTGCGCGCGCCGGCTTCAATGTCGTCGGGCTTGAAGCTGGTCCTTTCTGGGACACGGAACGCGATTGGGTGAGCGATGAGGCTGGCTCGCACGAACTCTATTGGGAAGATCCGCGAGTGACTGGGGGCACCGATCCCCTTGCGCTTGGTGCCAATAATTGTGGCAGAGGCGTAGGCGGCGGCTCCGTGCATTGGGCGGCGTTTACGCCGCGGCTGCACCCTTCGGACTTTGAAGTTTATACTCGCGATGGCGTCGGCGCGGACTGGCCGATCACGTACGAAGAGATTCGTCCTTACTACGAGCAGCTTGAACTGGAGATGCCTGTTGCCGGGCCAGCCTACTACCCGTGGGGGCATCCGCATGGCTATCCGTATGGACCGCACCCCATGGGCGGCGTGGGCAATGCGTTGATTCGAGGATGTTCCGCGCTCAATATCCCCGTCTCCATCGGCGGGCCGGTGGCGATCCTTTCGGGCTCGCATGGAGACCGCCCCCATTGCATCTATCGGGGTTTCTGCATCCAAGGGTGCAAAGTTGGAGCGAAGGCGAGCACTCTGATCACGCATGTGCCGGATGCGCTTCACAGCGGCGCGGAGATTCGCGACCACTCGATGGCCAGCCGCGTGAGTGTCGGCAGAGATGGCCGCGTCAATGGCGTTTTTTATTTTGACAAGGATGGCGGAGAGCATTTTCAGCGCGCCAAATCAGTCATCTTGTGTGGCTATGCGATAGAGACGCCGCGTCTTCTTTTGAACTCCGCTTGTCCTGGATTTGAAAACGGGCTCGCCAATTCGAGCGACACCGTAGGACGCTACCTGATGGCGCAGGCCGGAAGCGTCGTGCTCGGGCGCTTCGATCAACTGGTTCGTATGTACAAGGCCCCGCCCGCCCATGCGTTGACCGAAGAGTTCTATGAGACTGATCCAAAGAACGACTTCGCGCGTGGCTTCGCTATCCAGACGGTCGGCCCGCTGCCTATTGCCTTTGCCCACCAGATGGTCGCCGCGAAGAAGGCGTGGGGATGGGGCCTGCGCCGGGAGATGATGGATTACAACCACTGGGCCAGCTTCGGCTTTCTCGGCGAGATCCTTCCGTGGCCCGAGAACCGCGTCACTTTGGCGGAGGAGAAGGACCGCTTCGGCCTTCCCATCGCTCACGTCAGCTTCAACCTGCACGAGAACGACCATCGCCTTATCAAAGCCGCCACGAAGAAGACGACCGAAGTGATGCAGGCGGCTGGCGCCACGGAGGTCGTCCACGAGGCGCGTTATGCTCATCTGGTCGGCGCGGCGCGCATGGGTTCGGATCCGCGCACCTCTGTGGTGGACAAGTTTGGCCGGTCTCACGACATACCGAATCTCTTCATCTGCGATGGCAGCATCATGCCGACGCAGGGATCTGCGAACCCCGGCCTCACCATTCAGGCACTGGCGGCGAGGACTGCGGATTACCTGGTTTCGCAAGGTGATCGAGTGTTTACCTCGAATGATCGGGATATGGAGACGCCGCGATTCCGCCCGGAGTTTGCCCCGCCCGAGACGTGGGGCAAGGGCGTTCCGAGACTTACTTAA
- a CDS encoding DUF3303 family protein, with the protein MRMIMYLTFPVETFNAAVKDGSAGAKMKKILDYVKPEAAYFTDRHGQRSGVVVVDVTDASKIPAMAEPWMLSFNAGIEMHPVMSPADLAASGIDGMGKAWA; encoded by the coding sequence ATGCGCATGATTATGTACCTTACGTTTCCGGTTGAGACCTTCAACGCAGCGGTAAAGGATGGCTCAGCCGGAGCCAAAATGAAGAAGATTCTTGACTACGTAAAGCCGGAGGCTGCGTACTTTACGGACCGGCATGGCCAACGCAGCGGCGTTGTGGTCGTGGACGTAACTGATGCATCGAAGATTCCAGCGATGGCCGAGCCGTGGATGCTCTCGTTCAATGCCGGGATCGAGATGCATCCGGTCATGAGTCCGGCAGACCTGGCGGCCTCGGGGATCGATGGGATGGGTAAAGCCTGGGCTTAG
- a CDS encoding SGNH/GDSL hydrolase family protein, with product MRLRIGLLVVATFATSCSVAVASPLSPSQVTQIVSFGDSLSDAGNASIATLGAEPGPGYATRPVTGVPFPVGYFTNPPTATGPAGLWVDQLAAKLGITDPSPALAPLGGTNYAVGSAMTGSTNPADMQNQVNLFLATHLGGASSSALYTFWGGGDDILGAQNPITAADNIASQIKQVAADGGHNFLWLDLPGLGGVPALNGDPAAAAAANFASLEFDQEWATQVSTLDSLGINVIGVNIDTLYNDILANPGAYGFNNVTDACMATAGCNPDTFLYWDSLHPTTSADALVADLAYQDAFGSTVVTPEPPTITLFVLGGAGLLLLWRSKRNPLGAPHGLEGKTSM from the coding sequence ATGCGTCTCAGAATCGGTCTCCTGGTCGTAGCCACCTTCGCCACGTCCTGCAGCGTAGCTGTTGCCTCCCCTCTTTCTCCCAGCCAGGTTACCCAGATCGTGTCCTTCGGCGACAGCCTCTCCGATGCCGGCAACGCCTCCATCGCCACCCTCGGCGCCGAGCCCGGCCCCGGTTACGCGACCAGACCCGTCACGGGCGTTCCCTTCCCAGTCGGGTATTTCACCAACCCGCCCACCGCGACAGGCCCCGCCGGTCTCTGGGTCGACCAACTCGCTGCTAAGCTGGGAATCACCGACCCTTCACCGGCTCTCGCGCCTCTTGGCGGGACGAACTACGCGGTCGGCAGTGCAATGACCGGCAGCACAAACCCTGCCGACATGCAGAATCAGGTGAACCTCTTTCTGGCTACCCATCTAGGCGGCGCTTCCTCCTCAGCCCTGTACACCTTTTGGGGCGGTGGTGACGACATCCTCGGCGCCCAGAATCCGATAACCGCGGCCGACAACATCGCGTCACAGATCAAACAGGTCGCCGCCGATGGCGGGCACAACTTCCTCTGGCTCGACCTGCCTGGCCTGGGCGGAGTTCCAGCACTCAACGGTGATCCCGCCGCAGCCGCCGCGGCAAACTTTGCCTCCCTTGAATTCGATCAGGAATGGGCAACCCAGGTGAGCACTCTGGACAGTCTGGGGATCAACGTCATCGGAGTCAACATCGACACACTGTATAACGACATTCTGGCGAATCCGGGAGCTTACGGTTTCAACAATGTGACCGACGCCTGCATGGCAACCGCTGGCTGCAACCCCGATACGTTTCTCTACTGGGACAGCTTGCACCCCACAACTTCCGCCGATGCGCTTGTCGCCGACCTTGCCTATCAGGACGCCTTCGGTAGCACCGTCGTCACACCTGAACCGCCGACCATCACGCTATTCGTTCTGGGTGGGGCAGGCCTGCTCCTGCTCTGGCGCTCAAAGCGCAATCCGCTGGGCGCACCGCACGGTCTAGAAGGCAAAACATCAATGTAG
- a CDS encoding thiamine pyrophosphate-dependent enzyme, whose translation MAQQVSDLIVERLLEWGVDTIFGFPGDGVDGFFESLRTHKDKLRFIQVRHEEAAAFAAVGYAKYSGRIGVCVATSGPGGIHLLNGLYDAKCDGQPVLAITGHTFHDLIGMDYQQDVDLDKLFMDVSVFNERVMGPTHAVNCVDAAIRTAYARRGVSHITIPKDIQEWPVSDKHRSGGNVPQHSGDWSAPSSAHPNSALIRKAADIINAGSKVAILAGRGALHCREEVSQLAELVGGPVIKPLLGKAVLPDRSPYTTGGIGLLGTAPSIDVMDECDTLIMIGTSFPYMEFLPKPGQAKCVQIEIDAARVGLRHQVDIGLVGDSKAILTDLLPLLKENKGKKFLKTAQENMKSWNKLMEERGTRTSMPLKPQVVTHTLNKLLDDDAIVSSDSGTIATWTARYIEMRGTMKFSLSGSLATMANGLPYSIGAAAAFPGRQVVCVVGDGGLTMLMGELATLVKYKFPVKVIVIKNNVLGQIKWEQMILEGNPEYGVELQPIDFAKVAEACGAAGYTIERPEDVERILIEALRHDGPAVIQAVVDPNEPPMPGKATTKQAIKFAESILRGQKHGMSIIKDIAEDKIREVI comes from the coding sequence ATGGCGCAGCAAGTTTCTGATCTTATCGTGGAACGCCTGTTGGAATGGGGAGTGGATACCATCTTCGGTTTTCCTGGCGATGGCGTAGATGGCTTTTTCGAATCACTGCGAACACATAAAGACAAACTTCGATTTATTCAAGTGCGGCATGAGGAAGCGGCAGCATTTGCTGCGGTTGGATACGCTAAATACTCAGGCCGCATTGGTGTATGCGTGGCTACTTCAGGACCCGGCGGCATTCATCTTCTCAATGGTCTCTATGATGCCAAGTGCGATGGGCAGCCGGTTCTCGCCATCACAGGGCATACGTTTCACGACCTGATCGGCATGGATTACCAACAGGATGTCGACCTCGACAAGTTGTTCATGGATGTATCTGTCTTCAACGAGCGAGTGATGGGGCCGACTCATGCTGTGAATTGCGTCGATGCTGCCATCCGCACGGCTTATGCGCGTCGCGGCGTCTCCCACATCACTATCCCCAAAGACATTCAGGAGTGGCCCGTCTCTGATAAGCACCGCAGCGGCGGCAACGTGCCGCAACACAGCGGCGACTGGAGCGCGCCGTCATCGGCCCATCCGAATTCGGCGCTCATTCGCAAGGCTGCGGACATTATCAATGCGGGATCTAAAGTAGCGATCCTTGCCGGCAGAGGAGCATTGCACTGCCGCGAAGAAGTGTCTCAGCTTGCCGAACTCGTTGGCGGCCCGGTCATCAAACCGCTGCTCGGCAAGGCCGTACTTCCAGATCGCAGCCCTTATACAACGGGAGGCATCGGCCTGTTGGGCACAGCGCCTTCCATCGATGTGATGGATGAGTGCGACACGCTCATCATGATCGGCACAAGCTTTCCTTACATGGAATTTCTGCCCAAGCCGGGCCAGGCGAAGTGCGTTCAGATCGAGATCGACGCCGCGCGCGTCGGCCTGCGTCATCAGGTGGATATTGGTCTTGTCGGCGACTCGAAAGCTATTCTCACTGACCTTCTTCCTCTGCTGAAGGAGAACAAGGGGAAGAAGTTCCTGAAGACAGCGCAAGAGAACATGAAGAGTTGGAACAAGCTGATGGAGGAGCGCGGCACGCGAACTTCCATGCCGCTGAAGCCGCAGGTTGTTACACACACGCTGAATAAATTGCTCGATGATGACGCCATCGTCTCGTCGGACAGCGGAACCATTGCGACGTGGACTGCGCGATATATCGAGATGCGCGGCACGATGAAGTTTTCTCTCTCCGGCTCGCTTGCGACGATGGCGAATGGACTGCCGTACAGCATCGGTGCCGCCGCTGCCTTCCCTGGGCGGCAGGTAGTGTGCGTTGTCGGCGATGGTGGTCTCACGATGTTGATGGGAGAACTGGCGACGCTGGTGAAATATAAGTTCCCGGTCAAGGTCATCGTGATCAAGAACAATGTGCTTGGCCAGATCAAGTGGGAGCAGATGATTCTGGAGGGCAATCCGGAGTATGGCGTGGAGCTGCAGCCCATCGACTTTGCCAAGGTTGCCGAAGCATGCGGCGCGGCGGGATATACCATTGAACGGCCGGAAGACGTGGAACGAATTCTCATTGAGGCACTGCGGCACGATGGACCTGCGGTCATACAGGCCGTGGTCGATCCCAATGAACCGCCGATGCCAGGGAAGGCCACGACGAAGCAGGCGATCAAGTTTGCCGAGTCCATTCTCCGCGGACAAAAGCATGGGATGTCCATCATCAAAGACATTGCGGAAGACAAGATTCGTGAGGTCATTTGA
- a CDS encoding aldo/keto reductase: MTSTLTSFKTRQLGNSDLHLTPIGFGAWAIGGGNWEFAWGSQDDSESVAAIERALDLGINWIDTAAIYGLGHSEEIVVKALKNTSHKPYIFTKCSMRWHEDRSIYRSLKAASLREELENSLTRLGVETIDLYQIHWPDPDEDIEEGWETLAKFKQEGKVRYIGVSNFSVDQLKRAIKIAPVTSLQPPYSLLNRNVEAEILPFAQQNNIGVINYSPMASGLLTGKMTRERIENMPQDDWRRKAPQFKEPKLSRNLKLVELLAAVGKTHDVEPGVVAVAWTLHHPAITAAIVGARRSDQIEGTIKAASFRLTEEEYQRITAFLDANPA; the protein is encoded by the coding sequence ATGACATCTACACTCACCTCTTTTAAAACGCGGCAGTTGGGCAATTCCGATCTCCACCTCACACCCATAGGCTTTGGTGCGTGGGCGATTGGCGGTGGAAACTGGGAGTTTGCCTGGGGATCTCAGGATGACAGCGAATCGGTTGCTGCCATCGAGCGCGCGCTCGATCTGGGCATCAACTGGATTGATACGGCGGCAATTTATGGCCTCGGGCATTCCGAAGAAATTGTCGTGAAGGCTCTGAAGAATACTTCTCACAAGCCCTACATTTTCACCAAGTGTTCCATGCGCTGGCATGAGGATCGCAGCATCTATCGCAGCCTCAAAGCGGCCTCGCTCCGTGAGGAGTTGGAGAACTCGCTGACGCGGCTGGGCGTTGAGACCATCGATCTCTATCAGATTCACTGGCCCGATCCGGACGAGGATATTGAAGAGGGGTGGGAGACGCTGGCGAAGTTTAAGCAGGAAGGCAAGGTGCGATACATCGGGGTCTCGAACTTCTCCGTTGATCAGTTGAAGCGCGCCATCAAGATTGCTCCTGTCACGTCGTTGCAGCCCCCTTACTCACTGCTAAATCGCAACGTTGAAGCAGAGATTCTCCCGTTCGCACAGCAGAACAACATCGGCGTGATCAACTACTCCCCGATGGCATCCGGCCTCTTGACCGGCAAGATGACGCGGGAACGGATCGAGAATATGCCGCAAGACGATTGGCGTCGCAAGGCCCCTCAGTTCAAGGAGCCCAAGCTCTCCCGCAATCTCAAGCTTGTGGAGTTACTCGCAGCGGTTGGCAAGACGCACGACGTAGAGCCTGGCGTCGTTGCAGTGGCCTGGACGCTTCACCACCCCGCGATCACGGCGGCCATCGTTGGAGCACGTCGTTCGGACCAGATTGAGGGCACCATCAAGGCCGCGAGCTTTCGGTTGACTGAAGAGGAATATCAGCGAATTACCGCCTTCCTCGATGCAAATCCTGCGTAA
- a CDS encoding DUF1772 domain-containing protein → MHLFNIVTVFVIFVLIGVEFCVSAFINPVMRKLDVEPQAKALSIFARMLGGVMPFWYGAGLLLLAVQAWLHRGTAAYPLLLTAAVLWLGVIVFTLVVLVPINNRIAARSAADWQQQHRRWDNLHRLRVLVLAVAGFCLLWRI, encoded by the coding sequence ATGCACCTTTTCAATATCGTCACCGTCTTCGTCATCTTTGTTTTGATTGGCGTAGAGTTTTGCGTCTCCGCCTTTATCAATCCGGTCATGCGAAAGTTGGACGTCGAACCGCAGGCTAAAGCGCTCAGTATCTTTGCCCGAATGCTGGGAGGAGTGATGCCCTTCTGGTACGGGGCCGGTCTTCTGCTGCTTGCGGTTCAGGCATGGCTACACCGTGGCACTGCTGCTTACCCCTTGCTGCTGACAGCGGCTGTGCTTTGGCTCGGTGTGATCGTCTTCACCCTTGTGGTTCTCGTCCCGATCAATAACCGGATCGCCGCCCGCTCCGCCGCCGACTGGCAGCAACAGCATCGCCGCTGGGACAATCTGCACCGCCTTCGGGTGCTGGTTCTGGCGGTTGCAGGTTTCTGCCTGCTATGGCGAATCTAA
- a CDS encoding helix-turn-helix domain-containing protein, giving the protein MPVSKKEVSPCPIDAMLSVIDGRWKGTILWRLLDGPMRTNELRRSIPQITERMLIRHLQELVQDGILERHEEKQVPPCVRYSISSYGMTMVPVLEAICVWGRRHLETSHPSKRERLPSIT; this is encoded by the coding sequence ATGCCGGTCTCAAAGAAGGAAGTCTCGCCCTGTCCCATCGATGCGATGCTCTCGGTCATCGATGGCCGGTGGAAAGGCACCATTCTGTGGAGGTTGCTCGATGGCCCCATGCGAACCAACGAGCTGCGCCGCAGCATTCCCCAGATCACCGAGCGCATGCTGATACGCCATCTGCAGGAACTGGTGCAGGACGGCATTCTGGAGCGGCACGAGGAGAAACAAGTGCCGCCCTGCGTAAGGTATTCCATCTCCAGCTACGGGATGACGATGGTACCCGTGCTGGAAGCTATCTGCGTATGGGGGCGTCGGCATCTAGAGACAAGTCACCCGAGTAAGAGAGAGCGTCTGCCCTCCATTACCTAG
- a CDS encoding helix-hairpin-helix domain-containing protein, translated as MVKSVSVAAFFLLLALFVVGCSPNNTDSLQRHTADATAAAKRDAGAIARGVAEGLTRKGPLNINDASAAQLQTLPGVTPELAGKIVEHRPYASTRDLVRRRILSSAEFDRVKAQIIVK; from the coding sequence ATGGTCAAGTCTGTTTCCGTAGCGGCGTTCTTTCTGTTGCTGGCTCTGTTTGTGGTTGGGTGCTCCCCGAACAATACCGATTCGCTGCAGCGGCATACGGCGGATGCGACGGCAGCGGCGAAGCGGGACGCTGGCGCGATTGCTCGCGGCGTTGCCGAGGGGCTTACGAGGAAGGGACCGTTGAACATCAACGATGCATCGGCTGCTCAGCTCCAGACGCTGCCGGGCGTAACTCCGGAGCTGGCAGGAAAGATCGTCGAACACCGGCCGTATGCTTCGACGCGTGATCTCGTGCGTAGGCGCATCCTGTCCAGTGCGGAGTTCGACCGGGTGAAGGCCCAGATTATTGTGAAATGA
- a CDS encoding P-II family nitrogen regulator, protein MKRIDAVIRPSQVDGVKESLNDLGITGATIFEARGFGRQKGHTETYRGSEYTVDVLPKLYISIVVNDELLEPALEAIIESARTGVIGDGKIFVSSVDEVIRIRTGERGPTAI, encoded by the coding sequence ATGAAGCGTATAGATGCTGTGATCAGGCCTTCTCAAGTGGATGGAGTCAAAGAGAGTCTCAACGATTTGGGGATCACCGGTGCCACCATCTTTGAAGCCCGAGGGTTCGGACGGCAGAAGGGGCACACGGAGACGTACCGTGGGTCAGAGTACACGGTTGATGTTCTGCCCAAGCTGTACATCAGTATTGTAGTGAACGATGAACTTTTGGAACCGGCGCTTGAAGCAATCATAGAGAGTGCTCGCACTGGTGTCATCGGCGACGGAAAGATCTTTGTGAGCTCCGTTGACGAAGTAATCCGCATACGTACAGGGGAGCGTGGTCCAACCGCGATATAG
- a CDS encoding DUF1003 domain-containing protein — translation MSQNHIQEHIDLIAKHEQDFLLHRTSAERLGDSIAGFAGSLPFVCIHLAIFAGWMAFNTVSSPHLRHFDPPPYSLLGTIVAIEAILLASMILMRQSRMSRRADERDHLMLQILLLTEKEITAVLGVDRQIAERIGLQQVAHDRNIEQLSQDTSIDDVAQTIKDTLPSD, via the coding sequence ATGTCTCAGAACCATATCCAAGAGCACATCGACCTGATAGCAAAGCACGAACAGGATTTTCTACTCCATCGCACCTCTGCGGAACGCCTTGGGGACTCGATTGCCGGCTTCGCCGGAAGCCTCCCGTTCGTTTGCATCCATCTGGCAATCTTCGCCGGTTGGATGGCGTTCAACACAGTTTCGTCCCCCCACCTTCGGCACTTCGATCCGCCACCTTATTCCCTTCTTGGCACGATTGTCGCAATCGAAGCCATCCTGCTGGCCAGTATGATCCTCATGCGTCAATCACGCATGAGCAGGCGCGCCGACGAACGCGATCATCTCATGCTGCAGATCCTTCTGCTGACCGAGAAAGAGATCACCGCCGTACTGGGAGTGGACCGGCAGATCGCCGAAAGAATCGGTCTTCAACAGGTAGCCCACGACAGGAACATCGAACAACTAAGCCAGGACACCTCAATCGACGACGTAGCGCAAACCATCAAAGACACACTACCGTCTGATTAG
- a CDS encoding gluconate 2-dehydrogenase subunit 3 family protein yields MNRRDLKQIAEEPDSALLPIDPNTGEALPPRLQPGYYAGFSTLSQQSFWDSATRKVVTERVDNPSTLRFFNADEAKFWGTVFDHLIPQTDRAPNRRIPILPALDDRLSHDRTAGYRFEDMPHDRDAYRLGLDAIQQEAQQRYGGDFLVLPHLQQDLVLKAIHDGKPEAAKEIWKRMSVHRFWQLIIGDAIEAYYAHPWAWDEIGFGGPAYPRAYMRLERGEAEPWEVEEHRYEWVAPLHSASDEIEATHEFLTEALQHRSHVKVRERQS; encoded by the coding sequence ATGAACCGTCGAGATCTAAAGCAAATTGCTGAGGAGCCGGATTCCGCTCTTCTTCCGATAGACCCGAATACCGGGGAGGCATTGCCTCCTCGTTTGCAGCCTGGTTATTACGCTGGTTTCAGCACCCTTTCGCAACAGTCTTTCTGGGACTCTGCCACGCGCAAGGTGGTCACGGAACGGGTCGACAATCCTTCGACTCTACGATTCTTCAATGCAGACGAGGCGAAGTTCTGGGGCACTGTCTTCGACCATCTCATTCCGCAGACAGATCGCGCGCCGAATCGCAGAATCCCTATCCTTCCTGCACTGGATGACCGGCTGAGTCATGATCGGACGGCCGGGTATCGGTTCGAAGACATGCCCCATGATCGCGATGCCTATCGTCTCGGGCTCGACGCCATCCAGCAGGAGGCGCAGCAGAGATATGGCGGAGATTTTCTTGTGCTTCCGCATCTACAGCAGGATCTGGTATTGAAGGCTATTCATGATGGCAAGCCCGAGGCCGCAAAAGAAATCTGGAAGCGCATGTCGGTGCATCGCTTCTGGCAACTGATCATCGGTGACGCAATCGAGGCTTACTATGCACATCCCTGGGCATGGGACGAGATCGGCTTCGGCGGACCTGCGTATCCCCGGGCCTATATGCGCCTTGAGCGCGGTGAAGCGGAGCCTTGGGAAGTGGAAGAGCACCGCTACGAGTGGGTGGCTCCTTTGCACTCGGCTTCCGACGAGATCGAGGCGACGCATGAATTTCTTACCGAGGCCCTTCAGCATCGGTCGCACGTCAAAGTGCGGGAGAGGCAGTCGTGA